TCAAAAGATATCAATTCTGTTTATTTCCGCAATGTGAACTTAAATACTTCTGCGTATACACTTTTAAAAGGTGCTGATAACCGTCCGAGATATACTGGTTCAAGAATTTACGGATCATCAACCCCTACCCCTGCAAACCCGAATATTTCTGATGCAATTGTAATGACCAACACCGATAAAGGTCATAGCTTATCCATTACAGGAACATTATCAAAAGAATTTGCAGGCGGCCTTTTTGCAACTGCTGGTTATACTTATACAGATTCAAGATCAGTTAATGATGGTGGTTCTATCGCTCAGTCTATGTGGAGAGATCGTCAGGTTTCAGGTAGCCCGAATACCGATGCGCTTTCATACTCAAGCTACATGGTTAAAAACCGCTTTATTGCATCTGTTGTTTACAGAAAAGAATACATTAACCATTTAGGAACAACATTCTCCATGTTTTACCAGTTACAAGATGGTTTCAGATACTCTTACACTTATGGAAACGATTTAAATAACGACGGTTTAAGTGGTAATGATCTGATTTTTGTTCCGGCAAATAAATCTGATATTGTTCTGGTACCAGAAAATGCTGCAGATACCCGTACACCTGATCAACTTTGGGCTCAACTAAACAGCTACATCAGTCAGGATAGTTATTTGACCAAAAGAAGAGGTCAGTATGCAGAGCGAAATGGCCTTGTTGGTAATGTAATCGGCACGCTTGATATTCGTCTTGCACAAGATTTGTTCGCAAACCTTAAAGGCAAAAAACATTCTCTTCAACTAACTTTTGATATTTTCAATTTTGGAAATATGATTAATAAAACCTGGGGAGTTCCAAAATTTGCTAATAGAGCTAATGGACTACTTAACTTTAAAGGAATTGATGCTGCAACAGGAAATCCTACGTTTTCTTTCCCTTACTTAAATGCAGAGAACAACGTACCTCTTGTTAATACCTTTTCAAACAGTATTGATGAAACCGCACGCTGGAGAATCCAGCTTGGGTTAAGATATAGATTTAATCAATAATCTTTTTAAACTATATAAACAATTAAAAAATGGCCTGATTGATTAATCAATCAGGCTATTTTTTTAATCAAAACGAATAATCTAAAATGTAATAAGAGCGCAACAATTGCTTAACATAATTAAGGTAGGTTTAAAACACTATATATCTTCAATCTATTAATTATTATGAAAAAACAATTAAAATTAACTGGCATTGCTGTTATTGCACTTGCAACACTACTAAGCTTTAATAGCTGTAAGAAACAAGAAACTGAAAACAGTCAAACCGCATTACTTAAAACAAAACCGTTAGGCCTTGCTGCTTCAAACGCTGCACTTACCGTACAAACTTTAGAAAATTTTGAGGTGGGTTCTACCAGCCCTAAAACTGCTTACGATGTTTCGCCTGCAGGCTCTGCAAGTGGAGATAACATTACACTCAATGGAAAATCGTGGAATTTATTTGATGCTTTAATCGGAAATCTCGCTGCAGATAAAAGAAATGGCTCATGGTCTGCCCGCATCCGTAATTCGGGGAAAATTACCATGCAGTTTGACATTACAACAGGCATTAAAACAGTAAGCATCCAGCATGCTATTTACGGCAGCGATACAGCTAGTCAGTGGGGTTTATGGTACTCAACCAACGGCGGCAGCACCTGGTCGCAATCAGGTTCCGATGTAACCAGTACATCAGCCCTTCAAACGCAATCATTCACACTAAATGTTACAGGAAACGTCCGTTTAGAAATTAGAAAACTTACAGGTGCATCCAACAGAATTAATATTGATGATATCACAATCAATAGTGATGGAGGTACTGACCCCAACCCAGGTACTGTATTAACCGGAAAGAAATTTCTGTTTGATGCATCTAAGTTTGAAAATGCAGGCAGCGCAGACTGGCAAATAGATGCTGATGGAACAGAAAGTGTTCCTATGTATACTGGAGGCACAACCGTTGAGCTAAAGGCACAAAGATTTCCAACCCCATCGTACACAGGCATAACAGCTTCTACTCCAGAAACATATTGGAAAGGCGCAATGTCTGCGTGGGCTGTAGAATTGGTAAAACGTGGTGAATTGGTAGAAACTTTACCTGCTGGTACAGCAATTACCTATGGAGATACTTCTAACCCACAGGATTTAAAAAACTACGATGTGTATGTGGTAATTGAACCGAATAAATTATTTACAGCATCAGAAAAAACAGCTATCATGAATTTTGTGGCCAACGGCGGCGGTTTAATGATGGTTGCAGATCATACCGCAGCAACTACTGCCGGAACAGATGCAAATGGCTACAACCCTTCTGATAGAGATGGCGATGGTTACGATTCGCCGAGGGTATGGAACGATTTAATGAGCAACAATGGCATCAACAACAACAAACCATTCGGCTTTAATATAGATTATGTAGATATTAGTGAAAAACCAACAACTAAAGTTTATACTGGCACCAGTACTGATGCAAATATCGTATTAAACGGCGCAGCAGGCAATGCTACTAAACTTGCCTTTTACAATGGTACAACAGCTACATTATTTCCATCACAAAATACTAATGTACAAGGCTTATTTTGGAGAATGAGCAGCACATTAGGGGGCAATAACGGCGTAATGGCATTAATTTCTACTTACGGAAGCGGAAGAGTAGCCTTTGTTGGCGATAGTTCTCCTTCTGACGACGGAACTGGCGATACAAACGATAATTTATTTAATGGTTGGTCTGGCGATGCACCATCTGGTTATACCTCACACCCGGCATTACACTTAAATGCATCTTTATGGCTTGCTAAAGCACAATAAAAATAACAAAGCAAAAGGAGCAATATTTTAAACAATTGCTCCTTTTGCTTTAAATAAGTATTTCTATTTAAATATTTACATCAATTATTAAAAAGCATAGCTTGGTATTAAAAAAATGTTAATATTTTTGAGGTCATGAAATATAAACGCATCCTACTTAAGCTTAGTGGAGAATCGCTAATGGGCGAAAAACAATACGGTATTGATAATGAACGCGTTAAACAATACGCTGAAGACATTAAAGCGGTACACGATAAAGGCTTAGAAATCGCAATCGTAATTGGAGGAGGAAATATTTTTAGAGGCTTGAGTGCCGAAAAAAGTGGGATGGACAGAGCACAAGCCGATTACATGGGCATGTTGGCTACGGTAATCAACTCCATGGCCCTGCAAGATGCTTTAGAAAAAGTTGGTATTAAAACACGTTTACTTACTGCAATTAAAATGGAACAGATCTGCGAACCGTTTATCCGCAGAAGAGCTGTTCGACATTTAGAAAAAGGCCGTGTAGTTATTTTTGGTGCAGGAACCGGTAACCCGTACTTTACAACCGATTCTGCAGCAGCTTTACGTGCTATCGAAATTAAAGCCGATGTTGTTTTAAAAGGAACACGTGTTGATGGAATTTATACCGCAGATCCTGAAAAAGATCCATTGGCCACTAAATATGAAGAAATTTCTTTTAGAGAAGTTTATGATAAAGGCCTTAATGTAATGGATATGACAGCCTTTACCCTTTGCGAAGAAAACCAAGTGCCGATTATTGTGTTTGATATGAACAAACACGGCAATTTCATGAAAATCGCTAGCGGCGAACCTATTGGAACCCTGGTTAAATAAGGAATAAAAATTATTATTTTTGTAGAAATCACACAATTATGAACGACCTCATACAATTACAATTAATGGATACTCAATCTGCAATGGAAAGAGCTATCGATCATTGTGAATCTGAATTAACTAAAATCAGAGCTGGTAAAGCATCAGCTGGAATGTTGGATGGTATTTTCGTGGATTATTATGGCGCAGCTACAGCATTATCGCAAGTAGCCAGTATTAATACGCCCGATGCCAGAACAATCGTAATCCAACCTTGGGAAAAATCACTTTTAACTGCAATCGAAAAAGCTATTCAAGTAGCTAATATTGGTATCAATCCACAAAATGATGGTATTGTTATCCGCCTGGTTGTGCCGCCTTTAACAGAAGAACGTAGAAAAGACTTGGTCAAAAAGGTTAAGGAAGAAGCCGAAAGAGGCCGCATTACCGTTCGTAATATCCGTAAGGATGCCAATACCAAAATTCAAAAATTAAAAGGCGAAGGTGTTTCTGATGATGAAATTAAAACAGGCGAAGGCGAAGTACAAAAATTAACCGATGCTTATATCATTAAGGTTGACAAACATGCTGAAGCGAAAGAAAAAGATGTAATGACAGTTTAATCTGCATAAAATACAATTGGAACGGGAATGGACATAAATCTATTCCCTTTTTTATTGCCTTATTTCTTTGCGCTTGAGCCTCTAATGTGTAAGATGGTAGGTAACGATACCTGCGTGTTTTCGATAGCCTTTCCGGCCTTTTTAAGCTTGTTTAATAAAATTTTCATCACGTTTTCTGCAATGGCTTCAAGAGGTTGTGCAATAGCCGTAACCGGAGGCTCACAAAATTCTAAGATTTCGAAATCATCAAATGAAACAACAGCTATATCCTTATGGATCTGAATACCTAGTTTTCTAAAAGTTCTCAAGCCATCTAAACAAATATAGTTGGCTGCAAAAACTACCGCATCTAGCTGTTTCTCTGCTTTAAAAAACTTGATCATCTCCTCAATCGATTCGGCAGAGTTCACATATTTTATCTTCTTTACAATTGCCGGCAAGTTATATTTTTCTACAGCACTTTCATAACCGGCCAGGCGGTCTACCATCTGTTGCTGTGCTGTATCGATGGTTACAAAACCTATTCTTTTATAATTATTTTTAATGAGGTGTTCAGTGGCTGCGTAGGTACTGCTCTGATTATCGATTATTACATAATCTGTTTTAACATCCTGTACATACCGATCAAACAGTACCACAGGAGCATCTGTTTGGATCAATTTTTTAACTTCTTCTTCCAAGCCCTCTGGTAAGGCCATAATGTAGCCATCAACATGCCTGTCTTTAAAAATCTGCAACAGTTCTATTGCTTTTTCGGTATCGTTTCTGGTGCTGCTAAAAAGGATTTTATAACCAAGGCTCGAAGCAATTTCATCAATTCGGCGTGCTATACCAGAGAAAAAAGGCTCAGAAATATCATCAACTAAAAAACCTATAATTTTTGTTTTACCTGTTCTTAAACTTGTAGCAAGGGTATTAGGCTGGTAATTTAATTCAGCTACAAGGTCTAAAACCTTTTTAGTAAGCGATTCGCTAATGTTTTTTTCTCTTGCTTTTCCATTAATTACAAACGATACGGTTGTAATGGAAATATCTAATTGTTTAGCGATATCTTTAATTGAAACACGTTTCTTCATCACGGGCATTGAACGGATAAAATTTAATTGGTAATATAACAATATATCTATAAATATAGGATGGATATGAAAAAAACTAGCCTAAAAAAGAAAAAGAGCAACCTATCCAGGATTGCTCGATTAACTAACTTATTATTCATAAAAAATGCTGTTGGGGAAGGAGTCGAACCTTCAAGGGGTAGTTAGCTACAGTTCAAAAAATTAATTTGTGGTCAACCCAATAAACTGCGTTTGTCCCATTATTCCCCACCACCGAGACAAGGAGGCGTGTCTGCCAATTTCACCACCCAACAATTTTAGTCATTAGTCCAAAGCCTGCAGTCGCAAGTCTACTAAAGACCATGGACTCTTGACTTAGGACTAAAACCGCTGTAGGGGAAGGAATCGAACCTTCAAGGAGTGGTTAGTACCGAAACCGGTATATTCCCATTATTCTCCGCCACCGAGACAAGGAGGTGTGTCTGCCTGTTTCACCACCCTACATTATGTTATGCAATTCTGAAAGAACGTTTCCTTTTTGTTAATTGCTTGATACAAATGTAAAGGAACAACCAATACCTTGCAAATATTTTAAACATTTAATTTTATTTTTATAATATTGATAAATATTTGTAAATTCGCTTATCATAATTCAAAAATATGCTTAAAAAAGACAATTCCAATTTAGAAATTGACAACCTCGACATCGATATATTGAAGCAATTGATGCAGGATGCCACCAAACCTTATACAGAAATCGCTAAAGATCTGATTGTTTCGGGTGGAACGATACACGTTAGGATGAAGAAACTGCAAGAAATGGGCATTATAAAGGGCTCTCATCTCATCATTGATCCGCAAAAGGCCGGATATGATATCTGCGCCTTTTTAGGTATTTACCTGGAGAAAGGAATCCAGTACAAAGATGCGGTTGCGCAGTTGAGCAAAATTAAAGAAGTGGTAGAATTGCATTACACTACAGGAGCATACAGTATGTTTGCCAAAATTATTTGTAGAGACACCAATCATTTACGCCATGTTTTAAACGAAGAAATACAGGCCGTGAACGGCATTCAGCGTACAGAGACTTTAATCTCGTTAGAAGAGAGCATTAAGCGTCAGATTGAACTAGGATAGAGCAGAAAGACTGAAGGGGTGAAAGACTAAAGTCAATATCGCTTTGTAACATCTTATATGATAAAATGCTTTTAGTTATTCTTAATATTATTAGGAAATGAATGTTCAGTGGGATTTCGGGAACAGCAGTCCCGTTATCCGCTATAACCCTGAATTGCAATCGGGGGCTGCCGCTTCTACCGGGTTTAGAAACAAAAGTCTGTGCAATCAATAGCAAATTGCCTAATTGTGCTCCCTTCGACTCCATTCAGAGTGGCAAATGCATGCTCCCAACCAAAAATAGCAGTATTGTATTGACCTCTTAGACCCGATTGAAGTGAACACGAAGCCGTAGGCGAAGTAAAACAGAAAGCGGGAGAGAACATCAATAGTTGTACAGGCACTGCTCTCCTAACCTTAATAATTACATTTTAAATGAGCTCCCTTGAGTACGCCCTGGGCGGACAGCTGAGAAAAGATTAAGCTATTTCAACAGCTGGTAAGCAACCAGCGCAGCAACATAAGCCATGGCCGTCATATATGCCAATTGGATTACCGGCCATTTCCAGCCCTTGGTTTCGCGGTAAACTATAGCAACCGTACTCATACATTGCATGGCAAAGGCATAAAAAAGCATTAATGAAATACCTGTAGCAAAAGTGTAAACAGGCAAGCCAGTGCGGTTATTAACCGAGGCTGACATGCGTTCTCTAATGGTAGTAGTATCTTCATCACCACCATCAACGCTATAAATAGTGGCCATTGTGCCAACAAAAGCTTCTCGGGCAGCAAATGAAGTAATTAAACCAATACCAATCTTCCAATCGTAACCCAAAGGGCTGATTGCCGGCTCGATCCAATGACCAAGAATGCCCACATATGAATTTTCTAACTTCTCGGTAGCCACCAGCGTTTTAATATGATCGGTATTTTTTGTCGTATCAGCCAGAGCAGACTCGTATTTTTTATCGATGTTTTCAAATCGGTTTCCCGGTCCGAATGAAGCCATCACCCAAAGGATGATGGAAATGGCGATGATTACTTTACCGGCTTCGAACACAAAGGTTTTCGATTTCTCGTACATGGTGTAGAACACGTTTTTCCACCTTGGCATGCGGTAAACCGGTAACTCCATGATAAAATAAGACCTTTCTTTAGTTTTGATAATAAATTTCATTACCCATGCTACCAATACCGCAGCAATAATACCCACCAGGTACATCACCATTAATGCCAGTCCCTGCAGGTTAAAAACACCTAGAACGGTTTTAGAAGGAATAATTAACGAAATAATCAAAATATATACGGGAAGTCTTGCCGAACAGCTTACCAATGGAGTAACCATAATCGTAATCATTCTATCCTTCCAGTTTTCGATATTTCGGGCAGCCATAATAGATGGAACAGCACAGGCCAAACCGCCAATCATCGGTACTACCGATTTACCGTTAAGCCCAACTTTACTCATAACTTTATCCATCATAAAGGTAACACGGGCCATATAACCCGTATCTTCTAAAATGGATATGAATGCGAAAAGAATTGCAATCTGTGGAATAAAAACAAAAATACCTCCTAAACCTGCAATTACACCATCCAACAACAGATCACTAAGCATACCTGCGGGCAAATATTTATGCCCAATGCTGGTAA
The nucleotide sequence above comes from Pedobacter riviphilus. Encoded proteins:
- a CDS encoding LacI family DNA-binding transcriptional regulator is translated as MKKRVSIKDIAKQLDISITTVSFVINGKAREKNISESLTKKVLDLVAELNYQPNTLATSLRTGKTKIIGFLVDDISEPFFSGIARRIDEIASSLGYKILFSSTRNDTEKAIELLQIFKDRHVDGYIMALPEGLEEEVKKLIQTDAPVVLFDRYVQDVKTDYVIIDNQSSTYAATEHLIKNNYKRIGFVTIDTAQQQMVDRLAGYESAVEKYNLPAIVKKIKYVNSAESIEEMIKFFKAEKQLDAVVFAANYICLDGLRTFRKLGIQIHKDIAVVSFDDFEILEFCEPPVTAIAQPLEAIAENVMKILLNKLKKAGKAIENTQVSLPTILHIRGSSAKK
- a CDS encoding Lrp/AsnC ligand binding domain-containing protein; the protein is MLKKDNSNLEIDNLDIDILKQLMQDATKPYTEIAKDLIVSGGTIHVRMKKLQEMGIIKGSHLIIDPQKAGYDICAFLGIYLEKGIQYKDAVAQLSKIKEVVELHYTTGAYSMFAKIICRDTNHLRHVLNEEIQAVNGIQRTETLISLEESIKRQIELG
- the feoB gene encoding ferrous iron transport protein B — its product is MDIKVALVGNPNTGKSTLFNRLTGLNQKIGNFPGITVDKKTGFTKLASGKEAEIIDLPGTYSLYPKSADESIVFQVLADKENDSHPDVIVLIADASNLKRNMLLYSQVADLGIPIILALNMIDLSAKQGIEINLDKLAEKLGIQVVSISARNNIGIDKLKQAIANTNKIATQYQDVDVNFLAPEAINAIKSKLNSDNDYYALQVLHQHEHLTFFTEKEQEEIEHIEQSHHFESSKIQAAETIARYKHLSTILSDVVIDKGTEKKFSFSDKLDAILTHKVWGFAIFLLILFVIFNAIFAWSSYPMDWIETGFGFITSIGHKYLPAGMLSDLLLDGVIAGLGGIFVFIPQIAILFAFISILEDTGYMARVTFMMDKVMSKVGLNGKSVVPMIGGLACAVPSIMAARNIENWKDRMITIMVTPLVSCSARLPVYILIISLIIPSKTVLGVFNLQGLALMVMYLVGIIAAVLVAWVMKFIIKTKERSYFIMELPVYRMPRWKNVFYTMYEKSKTFVFEAGKVIIAISIILWVMASFGPGNRFENIDKKYESALADTTKNTDHIKTLVATEKLENSYVGILGHWIEPAISPLGYDWKIGIGLITSFAAREAFVGTMATIYSVDGGDEDTTTIRERMSASVNNRTGLPVYTFATGISLMLFYAFAMQCMSTVAIVYRETKGWKWPVIQLAYMTAMAYVAALVAYQLLK
- the pyrH gene encoding UMP kinase, yielding MKYKRILLKLSGESLMGEKQYGIDNERVKQYAEDIKAVHDKGLEIAIVIGGGNIFRGLSAEKSGMDRAQADYMGMLATVINSMALQDALEKVGIKTRLLTAIKMEQICEPFIRRRAVRHLEKGRVVIFGAGTGNPYFTTDSAAALRAIEIKADVVLKGTRVDGIYTADPEKDPLATKYEEISFREVYDKGLNVMDMTAFTLCEENQVPIIVFDMNKHGNFMKIASGEPIGTLVK
- the frr gene encoding ribosome recycling factor, yielding MNDLIQLQLMDTQSAMERAIDHCESELTKIRAGKASAGMLDGIFVDYYGAATALSQVASINTPDARTIVIQPWEKSLLTAIEKAIQVANIGINPQNDGIVIRLVVPPLTEERRKDLVKKVKEEAERGRITVRNIRKDANTKIQKLKGEGVSDDEIKTGEGEVQKLTDAYIIKVDKHAEAKEKDVMTV